AATCGCCCTGAGTGTAGGTAgttggtaggagaattggggagTTGTTGGGCACATTacaaagagaataggttacagggaaataaatgagaaatGGGTTTGCGCTGAGAGCCACCAtcgacttgataggccaaatggcctcctacgttgtaaggaaatataaatacACATCCTCACATTCAGTGTTGGTCTTGCTGGTATCAAAGATCGGATCAAAGCATGGTGGGGGCTGTCGGACCTCGTCTCAGTACAAATCCTTAGAAACACTGTCTCTTGTGGTTCTTCCTTGGTTAGTCTTTTATTTGTCTTTGCCTTTCATTTTTCTTGCTCCTccattgctgaattctgaaatgttcacaACTCTCAGGCGACTGCTCACTTTGGCAATGTTGTCAGCCTTTTCATTCATTTGATCTAATATGACCTTATGGTCTTGAGCCACGGCTGGTCCAACAGTGGGATTTGGGACCTTGGAGGGAGATATTTttccatcagaatcaggtttattatcactgacttgtatgtcgtgaaatttgttgttttgtgacagcagtatagtgcaagacataaaattaccataaactacaaaataaattaataaataggaataacaaagtagtgttcatggaccattcaggaatctgatggcagaggggaaaagctgtttctgaatcgctgAATGTGGATCTTCAgcttcctctacctcctccctgatggtagtaacgagaagaggtaaGCTATATTGTTTAAATGTTAACTATTGCTTATTTAATGGCTTGTCAATTAATGTAATTTCTCAATACACCACATGAATCTGCTTAGATTTAAGATCCACTTTTCAATTAGAATGTATCACGTTGTCAGGACCGCCTCACCTCCTTCTCCATTAAGTATTAACTCTACATTAAGTAGACTTCATTTTTACATTAAGTATCCTGGAATTTTTAATTCCCAACCGTGGCTGCTTTGCAACCATTTCGTGTAATGGCTGTTAGACTGCACAtacatttctatttgtgccattaattcagtGGTCTTGATACAAgccggccaagaaagctcaccagaacctctacttcctcaggaggcttaacaaatttggcatgtcccctttgacactcaccaatttttattgatgcaccatagaaagcatcgtatctggatgcaacattgcttggtacagcaactgctcttcctgtgaccgcaagaaactgcagagagttgtggacacagctcagcacataacggaaactaacctcccctccatggactctatacttcttgctgccttcagtgaagcagccagcataattaaagaccccgcccaccatcaacgttctctcttctcccctctcccattgggcagaagttacaaaaacctgaaagcacacaccaccaggctcaaggacagcttttatcccactcttatgagactattgaacggttgacttagtacgataagatggattcctgacctcacaatctaccttgttatgaccttgcaccttattgtctgcctgcactgcactttctctgtagctgttacactttattctgcattccgttattgttttaccttgtactacctcaatgcactgtgtaaataattgatctgtatgaacggtatgcaagacaagttcttcattgtacctcagtacgtgacaataataaaccaattctagaTGGAGTGTGCATTCAGATAGAGAGACCTCAATTTTGTCATTGCATTTCCCCTGCTCTCTTGCTACATAAAAATAAACCCATCTGTATATTGTCCCTTGTGACAGACTCTGGTTATCAGTAATCATCTCCTATTGCATTCTCATTTAATTCCCCTTTTCATTTCAAAGTCCCACCTACCATTCCCGTTGTCCAGTTTGGTGGTGTATGTCACCCTCCTGAGTACATGAGCGCACCCTTCCATCTCTACTCATCACACTCTGGTTATCAATTTCCATTTCACTACCCAAAGTTTCTAAATATTTCTTCACCCGGACTATTCAACTATTCTTCAACTATTTCAAGCTCCATCAACAGCACCATTTATAAAAGATCTGCAGAACACTTTCCCCAGCCCAGCTCAAGGCTGTCCCAATGGAAGAACTTCCCTTTCCCCAGTTCCCGTGATATGAAACCTGTTCCTCCcgcaccaatctttgtgccacCCATACACTGACCCATTGCCGATTTGCTCAAAGCTTGGGTAGTAATCCAGGTATGAAGTTCAATTTGGACCCTAGTTGTGCATTTAGCAGAACTACCTTCTTGATCCTATCCATGATATTTGCTCCCACACAGACGCCCCTCACAACAAGTTCCTTTCCAGCCCCGAAATGTTATTCCCAACTCTGGGCAGGTCACACTTCAGGACTTGTGCTCATGCCTGGAGAGAACATCAATACCTCCAGCTACACTGCCCCCTATCACCCCCCTCTGTCACTACAGCTTCTGTGGACCCCACACCACAGTGCTGCAGTTTGTTTGTTCATActccctgcagtctctcttgtttcCACACACACTGAGAGAGCTGTGTTCCTCCTGGTCAAGTGCTAGGACCGAGGCTTGTCCAGTGGTGCTTTGGGATCCCCCTTCCCACCACGGCCTCCTGTCCCTTGACTGACCAGTCCTGTGGTAGTTATTCTAAGCATTCATCTCAACCAGGAGCAGAGCCATTCTTCACTGTAAGCCCCGACTGTTGAGACACAGCTCCTGTGGGACAGGGGACTGCTTACCGCACTGGGAGAATTTATTCCCACACAGACTGGGACAACCTCATTCCTCTCTGCCCTCCAAATACTTGGAAGTCTGTAACTGCATTTACACAGGGACAGGACGAGGCTCAACTGAGATACCCACCCACAGGAATCAGCCCCCTGACACTGTCCAGACCTGGAACATGGTCAGACACATGCTGGTGGGGTGGCGGGGGGTTGGGAACAGAAGAGCGAGGTGCGGCCACACTAGGTTTAGAACAACAACTTTATTGATttcaggagatagaattatgTACAAAATTTCACCCATCTCTCCTGCAGACTAGTTCTCAGAAGAATGATTCAGACTGGTCCAGGATCACTCGTTATGCTGCCTGGCTCTTCTCCGTCAACttcttcctcatcagcagacgcCTCTCTCTCTCGTACTCCTTCATGCGCATCACGTAACTGGGGCAAAAGGACAGGTTATTGGCGCAGACTGTTGCTGTAAATACAGTTACTGTCCAGCAGGCAACAGAAGGTCCACTGGTCAGAGTCTAAACAAACACAGCAATACAtggtgcatagcaagatcccacaggtgTTAAGTGAGCCGTTGAACTATCAGTGTCCCAGGGTTGACAGGACACTGTTAACCCTGGGATAACTTGTTGACAGGAGACTGGGGAGAGTTCACCTGCTGCTCTCTGATATCGTGGCACAGGATGTTTTGCACCATCCCACACGGTGGACGGTTTGAGATACCAGCTGAAAGGAGACACTAACGATACAGCAGCCACTCACGGGGAGAGTCGGCCGTGATTTTGTACCCCAGTTTCTGCAGTGGGAGTTTAAAGTCTGAAACTTGGTAAAACAAGGGGGTGACACTGGCATTTTCTACACCTTCAGATAATTGGTCTGGGGTGGAAACAAAGTTGATCTTCACACCTGTCCTTTGCTGTATCTGACAATGGCACTGATACCGTGTGTTGGGGTGGAGCCATCACTCCACGTTTCCTGTCACACTTCTGCTCCAGGCACAGGCAGAGGCCAGTTCAGCACAGGCTGTGTGCTCACGGAGACAGGAAAGATCAGTCACACTGAATGCCCATCATGtgtatgggaaaggtttagagggatacaagcAAAACAGggggaaatgggacgagcttagatgggcatcttggccagcatggaccagttgggccaaagggtcagtttctgtgctgaatgactatgAGGCACAAATGTAACAGTGCTTCCCCCGGGGACTGCAGCTGGGAGGAGTTCCACATGGCTGCACAGGCACTGAGTCATGCTCGGGACTAAACACAACTTAGTCCAtacagcaccagaacaggcccttcacccgctgagtccccaccaccctcttacaccaatcccattattctccccacaaccttaccaactcccccccccccacccctcccccagattctacccctcacccacacactgggggcaatttacagcggccaattaacctaacaacccatatgtctttgggatgtgggtggaaaccggagcacccgaaggaaacccacacagtcacaggcagaacacgccaactccacacaggcagcaccggaggtcagcacTGAACTGAGGTCGGAGCTGTGTGGTTGCAGGTCCACCAGCCGTGTCACTGGGCTACCCTGTTCCCCGGGTTCCAGAGGAGCCGCAGGGAGATTAAAAGTATCGGACCTAAAGTGCGGAGCAGCACCCAACTTCAGAAGACTTCTATTCCTGCATTTCTCTAGACTTTGACTTAAAGACTTCCCACTTTCCCATTTtgtcctgcccctcccctccacaccactGCCGTCAGACGCAGAAACCTTCAGCTTCAGGAACTGAACTCTGGGGCACCAGTCCCATAGCTTCCCctcagggtcctgacccaaaatgtccacttcgaccctttgcctccacagatgctgccaagttCTCCCAGTGCTCTGGTCTCTGTCTCACATTTCCTCGGTACACCAGAGTCCAACCTTCTGATGGGGCTGGGATCTAGCTGCAGACCAGCTGTTCcactggggagggtggggtagtGGGGACCCTGGACCCGACAAACCCTGCGCTCATCAAAACGCAGTTAACcaggaggcacaggagactgcagatgctggaatctggagcaacaagcaatctgctgcaggaactcagcgggttgagcagcgtctgtgtgtgtggggggtggggggggggtggggaggagagaaccTGGCTCAGGGGGTACAGAGGTTGGGGTCACACTGTCTATGGAATGGATGTAGTTAGACCCGGAACCCTTCCGGACACCCGTGGCTGATCACTGACcagaacgctggaaacactcatcaggtcaggcagcgtctctggagagagaaacgacgtttcaggtcaaacgtCAGCCCATGGTTTGGTgggacaagggggggggggggggggggggaaggggagaggggtgttgttGGGGAATTAAACCAGATCCAGTGGGTCAGTCAGTCCACCAATCAGCCAGCACAAAAGTGAAGCCTTACTCCTCGTGCTCGCACTTGTCCCAGTCGTGTCGCTCGTGTTTACACTCCAGGAAGTTGGGCCACATGTCCCGCTTGCACTTGAGGAACTTGATGAGGTGGTGGGCACAGTAATCGCGCTGGCTCAGGGGCAGCTGGGCAGCATTCATTTCTTCTTGCGTTGCAATCATCTCTGAGAGAGAGACACAGCCATTACATTCAATTTCATGCAGATAATTCGACAAATCTTACAATAATAAAACTACATCAAACATTCCAAGGCACTCCACAGCAGCACGAAATGGAATCACACATTGCAGGACAGGAGGCTGATCAAA
The DNA window shown above is from Pristis pectinata isolate sPriPec2 chromosome 31, sPriPec2.1.pri, whole genome shotgun sequence and carries:
- the ndufb7 gene encoding NADH dehydrogenase [ubiquinone] 1 beta subcomplex subunit 7 produces the protein MGAHLVRRYLTEPDVEPEPGSVPSFPPDLGFPERRKREMIATQEEMNAAQLPLSQRDYCAHHLIKFLKCKRDMWPNFLECKHERHDWDKCEHEDYVMRMKEYERERRLLMRKKLTEKSQAA